The genome window AGACGGGTCGCGCAACTGGTTGCGCCCGAAGCTCTCCACCGGGTCGTGGTTCAACCGGCGGCGGATCGTGGCCTATATCCTCGTCATCGTATTCATCGGCCTGCCGCACGCGACCATCCGCGGCAAGCCGGCAATCCTGCTCGACGTGCCGCGCCGGCAGTTCACCATCCTCGGCAGCACCTTCCTGCCAACCGACACGCTCCTGCTGATGCTGCTGCTGGCAAGCGTCGTGATCGCGATCTTCCTCTTCTCGGCGCTCTTCGGGCGGGTCTGGTGTGGCTGGGCCTGTCCGCAGACGGTCTATCTGGAGTTTCTCTACCGGCCGATCGAGCGTCTCTTCGAGGGCGGGCGCAGTGGCTCGCTCCAGCTCGACAAGCGTGGCGCGCACCTGCATCCTCGTCGGCTGGCCAAGTACGCTGTTTACCTCGCACTTTCGCTCCTGCTGGCGCACACCTTCCTGGCGTATTTCGTCGGGACCGAGGCGCTCGAACGCTGGGTGCGACTCTCGCCGGTGGAGCATCCCACGCCGTTCCTGGTGATGGCAGTGACTACCGCGCTCATCTTCACCGACTTCACCTGGTTCCGGGAGCAGACCTGCCTGATCGCCTGCCCCTACGGCCGGTGGCAGTCGGCCCTGCTCGACCGACAGTCGCTGGTCGTGGCCTACGACTACAACCGCGGCGAACCACGGGCGCGCGGCAAGGAGCGCGCGACAAACGCAGGCGATTGCATCGACTGCCACGCCTGCGTCACGACCTGTCCGACCGGCATCGATATCCGCAACGGCCTGCAGATGGAGTGTGTCCACTGCACCCAGTGCATGGATGCCTGTGATGCCATCATGGACCAGGTGGGGAAGCCGCGCGGCCTGATTCGCTACAGCTCGGGCGATGCGCTGGCCGGCAAGCCGCGGCACCTGCTCCGACCGCGTGTGGTGCTTTACCCGCTCGCGCTCACGCTGTTCTTCGGCGGGTTTCTGTACGCCCTGGGCACGCGCCCTGCTGCGGATGTCACCCTGCTTCGCTCACAGGCCGAGCCGTTCCGGATCGAGCAGGATGGCCGGATCGCAAACCAGATCCGCGTCCGGATCGGCAATCGCAGCCGCGTGCCACACGCATATCGGATCGACGTACGCGGCGCGGACGATGGCGAGGTCATTGCGCCCGAGAATCCGGTGCAGGTCAATGCCAACGATCTCCGGACCACGTCGCTCTTCGTACTGCTGCCGCGCACGGCGTTCCGCAACGGCCGGCGCGACATCACCGTGCGCATTCGCGCCGGTGAGACCTTCTCTGCCGAATACCCCTTCAACCTGATGGGACCGACCGCCGGCCCCGGGAAGCCCTGATGGCGTGGATCAGGAAGGATCGCATCTGGCCGACGATCGTCATCACTGTCCTGGGAGCGAACGTGGTGTTGGGCATCGTGCTCGCGCGAGTGGCCAACAGTGACAGTCATTTTGCCGTCGAACCGGACTACTACCGCAAGGC of Gemmatimonadota bacterium contains these proteins:
- the ccoG gene encoding cytochrome c oxidase accessory protein CcoG, with protein sequence MTAPAARGRVLPTLNEDGSRNWLRPKLSTGSWFNRRRIVAYILVIVFIGLPHATIRGKPAILLDVPRRQFTILGSTFLPTDTLLLMLLLASVVIAIFLFSALFGRVWCGWACPQTVYLEFLYRPIERLFEGGRSGSLQLDKRGAHLHPRRLAKYAVYLALSLLLAHTFLAYFVGTEALERWVRLSPVEHPTPFLVMAVTTALIFTDFTWFREQTCLIACPYGRWQSALLDRQSLVVAYDYNRGEPRARGKERATNAGDCIDCHACVTTCPTGIDIRNGLQMECVHCTQCMDACDAIMDQVGKPRGLIRYSSGDALAGKPRHLLRPRVVLYPLALTLFFGGFLYALGTRPAADVTLLRSQAEPFRIEQDGRIANQIRVRIGNRSRVPHAYRIDVRGADDGEVIAPENPVQVNANDLRTTSLFVLLPRTAFRNGRRDITVRIRAGETFSAEYPFNLMGPTAGPGKP